The Syngnathoides biaculeatus isolate LvHL_M chromosome 6, ASM1980259v1, whole genome shotgun sequence genome has a window encoding:
- the bicd1a gene encoding protein bicaudal D homolog 1 isoform X1 — MAAGTGCGESVDQYRAEVERLAQELSEANREKIRAAECGLVVLEENQVLKHKCAELESEQEALRKELEQLQEAFGQAYSIQRKVAEDGESNEETLLQESASKEADYMSRILELQTDLSVSRSVTSNTQSENERLNGVMLELRESNEMLELQKSRMREEIKEYKFRETRLLQDYTELEEENITLQTLVSTLKQSQVEYEGLKHEIKVLEEETVLLNSQLEDALRLKEISAGQLEEALDALKIEREQKNNLRKELAHHLNLSDSIYGAGAHIALTVTGVEGLKFPEEVNRSADANASNSTVIAAVNGNNDDGCRHNGHLHPGTVLAQMNGDYRMGRKSEGLHPVPDLFSELNLSEIQKLKQQLIQEEREKAALLLNLQESQTQLQHTQGALTEQSERVHRLTARIDAMKHLNGGKELDDPQESEKPVDGLLSPQANGHRDVDIHGFEVLECKYKVAVTEVIDLKTELNALKEKYRQAVEEQTDGHSDDRVCTQAEQVAHLESSLREGQERVASLEADLRASVSSATESQALLNAAQDELVTFSEELAQLYHHVCLCNNETPNRIMLDYYRQSRVTRSGSLKGSEDPWALLSPRLARRLAAVSALCSSEAQRSPMGSPSKDSHDSDSTPNTVDSPAHHGSPTRNPISSPVLSMSPCPSPLHHEAGGDLRKEPMNIYNLNAIIRDQIKHLQRAVDRSLQLSRQRAAARELAPMLDKDKELCMEEILKLKSLLSTKREQIATLRLVLKANKQTAEVALANLKSKYENEKAMVTETMMKLRNELKALKEDAATFSSLRAMFATRCDEYVTQLDEMQRQLAAAEDEKKTLNSLLRMAIQQKLALTQRLEDLEFDHEQIHRGRGAKVPKIKSNAPKIVSSLLPQYRHTPHS, encoded by the exons GCATTCGGCCAAGCATACAGCATCCAGCGGAAGGTGGCTGAGGACGGTGAAAGCAATGAAGAGACGCTGTTGCAGGAGTCTGCCTCCAAGGAGGCAGACTACATGTCTCGTATTTTGGAGCTGCAGACGGACCTGTCCGTGAGTCGCTCTGTGACTTCCAACACCCAGTCAGAAAATGAGAGGCTCAACGGAGTCATGCTAGAGCTGCGAGAG AGTAATGAGATGCTGGAACTCCAGAAGAGCAGGATGAGGGAAGAAATCAAGGAATATAAATTCAGAGAAACCCGGCTGCTTCAGGATTACACagagctggaggaggagaacATCACCTTGCAGACACTGGTCTCTACGCTCAAACAGAGCCAG GTGGAGTACGAGGGTCTCAAGCATGAAATCAAAGTGCTGGAGGAGGAGACTGTTCTGCTCAACAGCCAACTTGAAGACGCTTTACGTCTGAAAGAGATCTCTGCGGGACAACTGGAGGAGGCCCTGGATGCCCTGAAGATTGAGCGTGAGCAGAAGAACAATCTGCGAAAAGAGTTGGCCCATCACCTAAACCTGAGTGACAGCATCTATGGGGCAGGTGCCCATATCGCCCTCACTGTCACCGGTGTCGAAGGCCTCAAGTTCCCAGAGGAGGTCAACAGAAGCGCCGACGCCAACGCCAGCAACAGCACTGTTATCGCCGCTGTCAACGGAAACAATGACGACGGTTGTCGGCACAATGGTCACCTTCACCCGGGCACTGTGTTGGCCCAAATGAACGGAGACTACCGGATGGGCAGAAAGAGTGAGGGTCTGCACCCGGTTCCAGACCTGTTTAGTGAGCTCAACCTCTCAGAGATACAGAAGCTCAAACAGCAACTCATACAG GAAGAACGTGAGAAAGCGGCACTGCTTTTGAACCTGCAGGAGTCCCAAACCCAGTTGCAACACACTCAAGGCGCCCTAACTGAGCAGAGTGAGCGCGTCCACCGCCTCACAGCACGCATCGATGCCATGAAGCATCTTAACGGGGGCAAAGAGCTGGATGACCCTCAAGAGAGTGAGAAACCTGTTGACGGCCTCCTGTCACCACAAGCCAATGGTCACCGCGATGTGGACATCCACGGGTTTGAGGTGCTGGAGTGTAAATATAAGGTGGCTGTGACAGAGGTGATCGACCTGAAAACAGAGCTGAATGCCTTGAAGGAGAAATACAGACAGGCTGTGGAGGAGCAAACAGACGGTCACAGTGATGACAGAGTTTGCACACAGGCCGAACAG GTAGCCCATTTGGAAAGCAGTTTACGAGAAGGCCAAGAGAGGGTGGCGAGCCTAGAGGCGGACTTACGAGCATCCGTTAGCAGTGCCACAGAGAGCCAGGCCCTGCTGAACGCAGCTCAGGACGAGCTGGTGACCTTCAGTGAGGAGCTGGCGCAGCTCTACCaccatgtgtgtttgtgcaatAATGAGACGCCCAACCGCATCATGCTTGACTATTACCGCCAGAGCCGAGTCACGCGCAGCGGGAGCCTGAAAGGCTCTGAAGACCCGTGGGCTTTACTTTCACCTCGCCTGGCTCGACGCCTGGCTGCAGTTTCGGCGCTCTGTTCCTCTGAGGCTCAACGTAGTCCAATGGGCTCGCCGTCCAAGGACAGCCATGACAGTGACTCAACTCCCAACACAGTGGACTCTCCAGCTCACCACGGTAGCCCCACCCGCAACCCCATCAGCTCCCCTGTCCTCAGCATGTCCCCTTGCCCATCTCCATTGCACCATGAGGCAGGGGGAGACCTGCGGAAGGAGCCCATGAACATCTACAACTTGAATGCCATCATCAGAGACCAGATCAAACACCTGCAGAGGGCTGTTGACCGCTCCCTGCAGCTGTCCAGGCAGAGGGCTGCAGCCAGAGAGCTGGCACCCATGCTTGATAAAGACAAGGAGTTGTGCATGGAGGAAATCCTGAAGCTCAAGTCCCTTCTTAGTACCAAGAGAGAGCAGATAGCCACACTGAGACTGGTTCTGAAGGCAAACAAACAG ACGGCAGAGGTCGCGCTGGCCAATCtaaagagcaaatatgagaatgAAAAGGCAATGGTGACAGAGACCATGATGAAGCTGAGGAATGAGCTGAAGGCGCTGAAAGAAGATGCCGCTACATTCTCCTCTCTCAGAGCGATGTTTGCCACCAG GTGTGATGAATATGTTACCCAGCTAGATGAGATGCAGAGACAACTTGCAGCAGCAGAAGATGAGAAGAAGACGTTAAACTCTCTTCTCCGTATGGCCATCCAACAGAAACTGGCCTTGACCCAACGGCTGGAGGATCTCGAGTTTGATCACGAGCAGATCCATCGCGGTCGTGGTGCGAAAGTGCCCAAGATAAAAAGCAATGCCCCAAAa ATTGTCAGCAGCCTGCTGCCTCAGTATCGTCACACGCCACACAGCTAA
- the bicd1a gene encoding protein bicaudal D homolog 1 isoform X2 → MAAGTGCGESVDQYRAEVERLAQELSEANREKIRAAECGLVVLEENQVLKHKCAELESEQEALRKELEQLQEAFGQAYSIQRKVAEDGESNEETLLQESASKEADYMSRILELQTDLSVSRSVTSNTQSENERLNGVMLELRESNEMLELQKSRMREEIKEYKFRETRLLQDYTELEEENITLQTLVSTLKQSQVEYEGLKHEIKVLEEETVLLNSQLEDALRLKEISAGQLEEALDALKIEREQKNNLRKELAHHLNLSDSIYGAGAHIALTVTGVEGLKFPEEVNRSADANASNSTVIAAVNGNNDDGCRHNGHLHPGTVLAQMNGDYRMGRKSEGLHPVPDLFSELNLSEIQKLKQQLIQEEREKAALLLNLQESQTQLQHTQGALTEQSERVHRLTARIDAMKHLNGGKELDDPQESEKPVDGLLSPQANGHRDVDIHGFEVLECKYKVAVTEVIDLKTELNALKEKYRQAVEEQTDGHSDDRVCTQAEQVAHLESSLREGQERVASLEADLRASVSSATESQALLNAAQDELVTFSEELAQLYHHVCLCNNETPNRIMLDYYRQSRVTRSGSLKGSEDPWALLSPRLARRLAAVSALCSSEAQRSPMGSPSKDSHDSDSTPNTVDSPAHHGSPTRNPISSPVLSMSPCPSPLHHEAGGDLRKEPMNIYNLNAIIRDQIKHLQRAVDRSLQLSRQRAAARELAPMLDKDKELCMEEILKLKSLLSTKREQIATLRLVLKANKQTAEVALANLKSKYENEKAMVTETMMKLRNELKALKEDAATFSSLRAMFATRCDEYVTQLDEMQRQLAAAEDEKKTLNSLLRMAIQQKLALTQRLEDLEFDHEQIHRGRGAKVPKIKSNAPKFFVDCQQPAASVSSHATQLRRGRLSVDCSPKFHADLQEHQAALSSSRSPLFPPCNLRNCLPQLPHPPST, encoded by the exons GCATTCGGCCAAGCATACAGCATCCAGCGGAAGGTGGCTGAGGACGGTGAAAGCAATGAAGAGACGCTGTTGCAGGAGTCTGCCTCCAAGGAGGCAGACTACATGTCTCGTATTTTGGAGCTGCAGACGGACCTGTCCGTGAGTCGCTCTGTGACTTCCAACACCCAGTCAGAAAATGAGAGGCTCAACGGAGTCATGCTAGAGCTGCGAGAG AGTAATGAGATGCTGGAACTCCAGAAGAGCAGGATGAGGGAAGAAATCAAGGAATATAAATTCAGAGAAACCCGGCTGCTTCAGGATTACACagagctggaggaggagaacATCACCTTGCAGACACTGGTCTCTACGCTCAAACAGAGCCAG GTGGAGTACGAGGGTCTCAAGCATGAAATCAAAGTGCTGGAGGAGGAGACTGTTCTGCTCAACAGCCAACTTGAAGACGCTTTACGTCTGAAAGAGATCTCTGCGGGACAACTGGAGGAGGCCCTGGATGCCCTGAAGATTGAGCGTGAGCAGAAGAACAATCTGCGAAAAGAGTTGGCCCATCACCTAAACCTGAGTGACAGCATCTATGGGGCAGGTGCCCATATCGCCCTCACTGTCACCGGTGTCGAAGGCCTCAAGTTCCCAGAGGAGGTCAACAGAAGCGCCGACGCCAACGCCAGCAACAGCACTGTTATCGCCGCTGTCAACGGAAACAATGACGACGGTTGTCGGCACAATGGTCACCTTCACCCGGGCACTGTGTTGGCCCAAATGAACGGAGACTACCGGATGGGCAGAAAGAGTGAGGGTCTGCACCCGGTTCCAGACCTGTTTAGTGAGCTCAACCTCTCAGAGATACAGAAGCTCAAACAGCAACTCATACAG GAAGAACGTGAGAAAGCGGCACTGCTTTTGAACCTGCAGGAGTCCCAAACCCAGTTGCAACACACTCAAGGCGCCCTAACTGAGCAGAGTGAGCGCGTCCACCGCCTCACAGCACGCATCGATGCCATGAAGCATCTTAACGGGGGCAAAGAGCTGGATGACCCTCAAGAGAGTGAGAAACCTGTTGACGGCCTCCTGTCACCACAAGCCAATGGTCACCGCGATGTGGACATCCACGGGTTTGAGGTGCTGGAGTGTAAATATAAGGTGGCTGTGACAGAGGTGATCGACCTGAAAACAGAGCTGAATGCCTTGAAGGAGAAATACAGACAGGCTGTGGAGGAGCAAACAGACGGTCACAGTGATGACAGAGTTTGCACACAGGCCGAACAG GTAGCCCATTTGGAAAGCAGTTTACGAGAAGGCCAAGAGAGGGTGGCGAGCCTAGAGGCGGACTTACGAGCATCCGTTAGCAGTGCCACAGAGAGCCAGGCCCTGCTGAACGCAGCTCAGGACGAGCTGGTGACCTTCAGTGAGGAGCTGGCGCAGCTCTACCaccatgtgtgtttgtgcaatAATGAGACGCCCAACCGCATCATGCTTGACTATTACCGCCAGAGCCGAGTCACGCGCAGCGGGAGCCTGAAAGGCTCTGAAGACCCGTGGGCTTTACTTTCACCTCGCCTGGCTCGACGCCTGGCTGCAGTTTCGGCGCTCTGTTCCTCTGAGGCTCAACGTAGTCCAATGGGCTCGCCGTCCAAGGACAGCCATGACAGTGACTCAACTCCCAACACAGTGGACTCTCCAGCTCACCACGGTAGCCCCACCCGCAACCCCATCAGCTCCCCTGTCCTCAGCATGTCCCCTTGCCCATCTCCATTGCACCATGAGGCAGGGGGAGACCTGCGGAAGGAGCCCATGAACATCTACAACTTGAATGCCATCATCAGAGACCAGATCAAACACCTGCAGAGGGCTGTTGACCGCTCCCTGCAGCTGTCCAGGCAGAGGGCTGCAGCCAGAGAGCTGGCACCCATGCTTGATAAAGACAAGGAGTTGTGCATGGAGGAAATCCTGAAGCTCAAGTCCCTTCTTAGTACCAAGAGAGAGCAGATAGCCACACTGAGACTGGTTCTGAAGGCAAACAAACAG ACGGCAGAGGTCGCGCTGGCCAATCtaaagagcaaatatgagaatgAAAAGGCAATGGTGACAGAGACCATGATGAAGCTGAGGAATGAGCTGAAGGCGCTGAAAGAAGATGCCGCTACATTCTCCTCTCTCAGAGCGATGTTTGCCACCAG GTGTGATGAATATGTTACCCAGCTAGATGAGATGCAGAGACAACTTGCAGCAGCAGAAGATGAGAAGAAGACGTTAAACTCTCTTCTCCGTATGGCCATCCAACAGAAACTGGCCTTGACCCAACGGCTGGAGGATCTCGAGTTTGATCACGAGCAGATCCATCGCGGTCGTGGTGCGAAAGTGCCCAAGATAAAAAGCAATGCCCCAAAa TTTTTTGTAGATTGTCAGCAGCCTGCTGCCTCAGTATCGTCACACGCCACACAGCTAAGGCGAGGGAGACTTTCCGTTGACTGCAG TCCTAAATTTCATGCTGACCTCCAGGAACACCAAGCAGCTCTGTCCAGCAGCAGGAGCCCCCTTTTCCCGCCTTGCAACCTTCGTAACTGCCTGCCCCAGCTACCCCATCCCCCAAGCACATAA